Genomic DNA from Sphingomonas hankookensis:
CCACCGCCGCGACATGATCGTGCAGGCTGCGCTGGGCGAGACCGGTCGTCGCGACCGCCACGCTGACGATCGTCCCCAGCCGCTCGATCGCCGATCCCAGTAGGACCGACAACCCGACGAGCAATACGACCAGCGCAATCCCCTCGGCACGACGCCGCCGGTTCCAGCGCCGCTCGAACGAATCGATCAGCGCGCCGACGCCCATGACCGGATGCCACCAGCGCCGCGGATAGCCGAGCGCCGCCTCGACGATCAGCGCCGCCAGCGCGATCACCGCGCGACCGGAAATATGTAGCGATGCCCCTGCGGCGTGCGGCCGATCTCGACATCGATGCCATAGGCTTCGGCGATGGCCGGCGCGGTCAGCACCGCATCCGCCTCCCCCGCCGCAACGATCCGCCCGTCCTTCAACAGCACCGCGTCGTCCGCCACCCGCGCCGCCAGATGCAGGTCGTGCAGCACCAGCACCACGCCGCGCCCGCCCGCCGCCACCCCGCGCAACCGCGCCAGCACGTCCAGCTGGTGCGCGGGGTCGAGGCTGGCAAGCGGTTCGTCCGCCAGCAGCCAGTCGGGTTCTCCCGCCAGCACCCGCGCCAGCAGCGCCCGCCCCCGCTCGCCCCCGACAGCCGCTCGACGCCCCGATCAGCGAGGTCGGTCATGTCGGTCGCCGCCAGCGCCGCCTTCACCGCATCGCGATCGGCCTGCGTCTCGCCCCAGCGCCCGCGATGCGCGAACCGCCCGAGGCCCACCAGGGTACGCACGTCGATGTCCCAGTGCACATCGGCCGCTTGCGGCAACAGCCCGATCGCTTGCGCCCGCGCGCGCCGGTCGATCGCTTGCACATCCTCGCCGCCCAGCCGTGCCGCACCCGCATCCGGACGGCGCAGCGCGGCGAGGCAGGCGAGCAGGCTCGACTTCCCCGCGCCGTTCGCCCCCAGCAGCGCGGTCACCCGCCCCTGCCGGAACGCGAACGACACCTGATCGAGCACGCGGTTGCTGCCCAATGTCAGCGAAATCGCATCGGCCACCAGATCGGTCATGCCAGCCTCCGCCGCATCGCGATCAACAGGTACAGGAAGAACGGCCCGCCCAGCATCGACATGGCGATACCGAGCCGCAGTTCGCTGACGGTCGGGGCCAGCCGCACGAGGCTGTCGGCAAAGGTCAGCAACACCGCCCCGGCAAGCGCGGAGGGCAGCAGGATCGCCGAGGGCCGGTTGCCCGCCAGCGGCCGGACGAGATGCGGCACGATCAGCCCGACGAACCCGATGATGCCCGCCGACGCCACCGACGCCCCGACGGTCAACGCGACGCCGAGGATGACCAGCCGTTGCAGCCGCGCCGGATCGACACCCATCGATCGTGCCGCCGCCTCGCCCAGCGTCAGCGCGTCGAGCGACCGCGCGGTCATCGCCAGCACCCCCATGCCCAGCGCGATCAGCGGTGCGGCAACCACCACATCGTCCCAGCTGCGGTCGGTCAGCGCGCCCAGCAGCCACGTCACGATCGATGACGATACGAACGGCGTCGGCGCAAGGCTGATCGCGAGCGACGTCAGCGACCCGGTAATGCTGGTGAGGATCATGCCGCCCAGCGTGAACAGGATCAGGCTGCCCGACCGTCCGGCGATCAGCGCCAGCAACGTCATCGTCACGCCAGCGCCGACCAGCGCGAAGCCCGGCAGCAGCCACATCTGCGCGGCATAGCCGAAATACAGCGCCAGCACCGCGCCGAACGCCGCGCCCGACGACACGCCGAACAGTCCCGGATCGGCCAGCGGATTGCGCAGATAGCCCTGCATCACCGCCCCCGACAGGCCGAGCGCCGCCCCGACCAGCAACGCCAGCACGGTGCGCGGCAGGCGCAACTCCACGATGATGATCGAGCGCGGATCGTCGGCGGTCCACGCGTCGAGCGGCACCCACACCTTGCCCGCCGCTACCGACAGCGCGACGGCGATCAGCAGCAGGACGATCAGGCCGAGGGTCAATCGCTTCATGACGTGACTGCCCCGCGCACCTGCCGCAACCGCGCCATCGCCGCGATGATCGTCGGCCCGCCGCAATTCATCAGCCGCGTCGGATAGGGGGCGACTTTGATATGCTGCGCCAGCCGCCGCACCGCCGGATGACCGGTCATCCGGTCGTCCTGCACGCCCGCCGGCGCGGTCGACAGCAGCACGCGCGGCGGGTTGGCGACGAGATATTCGAGCGGCAGCACGTCCCATTGCTTGAGGCCATAGGCCGCGCTCATGTTGCGGAAACCGGCACGCTTGAGCAGGTCGTCGGTCAGCGTGCCCGCCCCGGGCACCAGTCCGTTCCCCTGCCACACCAGCGCGCCGACCGGCGCCACCCGCGCCGGGGTCGCGGCGGCTGCGATCCGTGCCGCCAGCGCTTCGCCCCGCGCCGCATGGCCGGTCGCGGCGGCGATGGCGCGGACTTGCTCCATGCTTTCCGGCACCGATTCCGCCACCGGATATTGCACCAGCGCGATCTTCAGCCGCTTGAGCGCAGCGATCGTCGCAGGTTCGACATGGGGGCCGGCAAGGACGATGTCGGGCCGCAGCGCGACGACCTCTTCCGCCGTGCCCGACGTCGCCTTGAACCGGTTCGACCAGCTAAGCGGCACCGAGGTTGCGCGGATATCCTGCGAATAATGGCTGATACCGACGATCTGCGCCGGATCGGCGACACGGGCCAGCACCGCATCGACGCACGGATTGATCGACACCACGCGGGGAAGGCGCGGCGCCGCCGACACCAGCCCCGGCGCGGCCAGCAGCAAGGCAGCGAGGCGGATCAATATTCGACGCCCTTCTGCGCCTTGAACCCGGCATGATAGGGGTGCTTCACCTCGCCGAATTCGGTGACGAGGTCGGCCAGTTCGAGCAGTTCGGGCTTCGCATTGCGGCCGGTGATGCAGATATGCTTGGTCAGCGGCCGGTCCTTCAGGAACGCGACGATTTCGGCGATCGGCAGGGTGTCGTCGCGCAGCACGATGTTCAACTCGTCGAGGATCACGAAGTCGATCGCGGGGTCGAGGATCATCTCTTTCGAGCGTTCCCATGCGGCGCGGGCGGCGGCGATGTCCTGCGCGCGGTCCTGCGTTTCCCAGGTGAAGCCCTCGCCCATCACCTCGAAGCTCGCCAGGTCGGGATGCGCGTCGAAGAAGTTGCGCTCGCCCGTCTCCCACTTGCCCTTCACATATTGCAGGATCGCGACCTTCATCCCCCATCCGATGCTGCGGATTGCCATGCCGAACGCGCTGGACGACTTGCCCTTGCCGTTGCCGGTATGGACGATCAGCAGCCCGCGTTCGAGCGTGCGGCGCGCCTGCATCTTTTCGCGCGCCACCGCCATGCGCTGCATCCGCGCATTGTGCTTCGCATAATCGTCGGGGGTCTCGGTCATCGAACATACTCCGCAAGGGCGGTGGTCAGACGGGCCAGCGCCGCGCCATCGGGCGGCAGGCCGATGCGCAACCGATCCGCCCGGTCGGCGAACGGGCGGGTCAGGATGGCATGGTTGCACAGGTGACGAAACAGCGCATGGGCGTCGGCCGTGCCGATCAGCCGGAACAGCGGCGCGGTCCCGACAAGCTCGAAGCGCGACAGGGCGAAGTCGAGCAGCGCGCCGACCGTCTCGATCCGCTCGACCTGCCCCTCACGCCATGCCGTGTCGCGATAGGCAGCGGTGCCGACCGCAATCGCGGGCGTCGACACCGGCCAGTCGCCCAGCAAATGCCGAAGCGCGCCGGTGACGCGGGGTCCGGCGATGACGAAGCCCAGCCGCACGCCGGGCAGGCCATAGAATTTGCCGAACGACCGCAGCACGACCAGCCGGTCGGATGCCTCACCGCACAGACCGGGCGCGGGGTCGGCATAGGCTTCGTCGACGACCACCGTCATCCGCTGCGCCAATGCCCGCAGCGTCGCGGCCGGCGTCACGCGTCCGTCGGGATTGGCGGGCGACGCCAGCACCAGCAGATCGGCATCGCCCGGATCGGCGAACGCCGCGACACATCGCGCCTCACCCCATGCGGCAAGATGCCCGGCATAGCCCGGCCGCACCACCGCCGGCCGCTCGGCTGCCAGCACCACCGCCAGCAGCCGCAGCGCAAGGTCGGTGCCCGGCACCGCCACCACCTGCGCCGGATCGACGACGTCGAACGCCTGCGCCGCCGCCGCCTCCAGCGCCGCCAGTTCGCCCGGCTCGGGCAGCCGGGTCAGCCCCGGATCGAGGCTGTCGACCGGATAGGCCCAGGGCGCGATCCCGGTCGACAGGTCGATCCAGTCGTCCCCGCCGAACGCACGCGCAGCAGCGGCGACCCGGCCGCCATGCGCGCAGAATTCGGCGAGGCTTTCCATCAGTAACGGACCCGCACGCCGCCATAGGCGGCACGGCCCGGCGTGCCATACTGGAAGATGGTCTGATAGCGTTCGTCGAACAGATTCTCGACCCGGCCATAGACCTCGACCCGCTCCGTGATCGGCAACGCCGCGCGCAGGTCGGTCAGGACATAGCCGTCCAGCCGGCGGGTGTTCGACGCATTGTCGAAACTGTCGCCGACCATGGTGACGGTCGCCCCGGTCGACAGGCCGAACGCCCAGCGATAGTCCGCATTGACGGTCAGGCTGTCCGCCGGGCGCCGCTGCAGCTTGCGCCCGAAATTGGCAGTCCCGGCCGAGCGGTTCTGCGCATCCAGATAGGTATAGGCGGCGGCGACGGTGAACGCCTCGACGGGTTTCAGCTTCAGCGCGAATTCCAGCCCCTTCGCCTCGGCGCGCTGGATATTGTCATAGGTGCCGAACGGCCGCCCGGCGCAGATGCCGGTGCCGTTGGCGGGGCAGGAGATGAACGCGATCAGGTCCTTCGACGTGCGGTCGAACCAGGTCGCGCTCGCCTCGACAGCACCGTCCAGCCCACGCTGGGTGATGCCGGCGTCCCAGCCGTGCGAGCGTTCCGGGGTCAGCAGCGCGTTGCCGTATTCGCTCTGCAGCTGGTACAACGTCGGCGCCTTGAACCCTTCCGAATAGCTGGCGCGTAGCAGCGTATTGCCGCCGTTCGGCGACCAGACACCGCTGCCCGAAAACACCGTCGCTCCGCCGAACACATTATGATCGTCATGGCGCACGCCCCCGGTCAGCGTGAGGTTTTCGATCGGCGTCACCGCCAGCTGGCCATAGACCCCGAAGAGGCGCGCACGACCGGTCGTCGCCGGCCCGCCGAAGCTCGCCGTGGTGAAGCGCGACACTTCACGTTCCACGCCGAAGGTCGCGAAGACGGCGTCGGTGACGTCGAACGATCCCTGATAGTCGATCCGGTCGTTGCGCCCTTTGCCCCGGAAGGTTTCGGTCGGCGTGCCGTCGGGATCGGTGTTGGTGCGGTTGCTCGACGTATGGGCATAGCCGATGCGGTTGCGGAACCGCCCGTCGAACAGCGCGGCGTTCAGCCCGGTATAGCCGGTCCATTGCTCCGCGTTCCC
This window encodes:
- a CDS encoding ABC transporter ATP-binding protein; its protein translation is MTDLVADAISLTLGSNRVLDQVSFAFRQGRVTALLGANGAGKSSLLACLAALRRPDAGAARLGGEDVQAIDRRARAQAIGLLPQAADVHWDIDVRTLVGLGRFAHRGRWGETQADRDAVKAALAATDMTDLADRGVERLSGASGGGRCWRGCWRENPTGCWRTNRLPASTPRTSWTCWRGCAGWRRAGAAWCWCCTTCIWRRGWRTTRCC
- a CDS encoding FecCD family ABC transporter permease, coding for MKRLTLGLIVLLLIAVALSVAAGKVWVPLDAWTADDPRSIIIVELRLPRTVLALLVGAALGLSGAVMQGYLRNPLADPGLFGVSSGAAFGAVLALYFGYAAQMWLLPGFALVGAGVTMTLLALIAGRSGSLILFTLGGMILTSITGSLTSLAISLAPTPFVSSSIVTWLLGALTDRSWDDVVVAAPLIALGMGVLAMTARSLDALTLGEAAARSMGVDPARLQRLVILGVALTVGASVASAGIIGFVGLIVPHLVRPLAGNRPSAILLPSALAGAVLLTFADSLVRLAPTVSELRLGIAMSMLGGPFFLYLLIAMRRRLA
- a CDS encoding ABC transporter substrate-binding protein; this encodes MIRLAALLLAAPGLVSAAPRLPRVVSINPCVDAVLARVADPAQIVGISHYSQDIRATSVPLSWSNRFKATSGTAEEVVALRPDIVLAGPHVEPATIAALKRLKIALVQYPVAESVPESMEQVRAIAAATGHAARGEALAARIAAAATPARVAPVGALVWQGNGLVPGAGTLTDDLLKRAGFRNMSAAYGLKQWDVLPLEYLVANPPRVLLSTAPAGVQDDRMTGHPAVRRLAQHIKVAPYPTRLMNCGGPTIIAAMARLRQVRGAVTS
- the cobO gene encoding cob(I)yrinic acid a,c-diamide adenosyltransferase, with amino-acid sequence MTETPDDYAKHNARMQRMAVAREKMQARRTLERGLLIVHTGNGKGKSSSAFGMAIRSIGWGMKVAILQYVKGKWETGERNFFDAHPDLASFEVMGEGFTWETQDRAQDIAAARAAWERSKEMILDPAIDFVILDELNIVLRDDTLPIAEIVAFLKDRPLTKHICITGRNAKPELLELADLVTEFGEVKHPYHAGFKAQKGVEY
- a CDS encoding aminotransferase class I/II-fold pyridoxal phosphate-dependent enzyme, producing MESLAEFCAHGGRVAAAARAFGGDDWIDLSTGIAPWAYPVDSLDPGLTRLPEPGELAALEAAAAQAFDVVDPAQVVAVPGTDLALRLLAVVLAAERPAVVRPGYAGHLAAWGEARCVAAFADPGDADLLVLASPANPDGRVTPAATLRALAQRMTVVVDEAYADPAPGLCGEASDRLVVLRSFGKFYGLPGVRLGFVIAGPRVTGALRHLLGDWPVSTPAIAVGTAAYRDTAWREGQVERIETVGALLDFALSRFELVGTAPLFRLIGTADAHALFRHLCNHAILTRPFADRADRLRIGLPPDGAALARLTTALAEYVR
- a CDS encoding TonB-dependent receptor plug domain-containing protein, producing the protein MKTRFLLLPCLLAATPSFAQSAQSTTGLERVADGDDEIVVTANREARPVDTVGQAVTVLDTATIETRQAVVVSDLLRQTPGVTVTRNGGIGTTTSVNIRGADSDQTVALIDGVKLNDPSSPGGGFNFGNLLIGNIARIEVLRGAQSVLWGSQAIGGVVNLITRQPTEELAINARAEGGSFGTGQAFANVSGKSGAVSASLGGGFFTTDGISAYAPGREKDGYRNYGANGSVAVALADNVSVDVRGFYSNGRTEIDGFPAPTFSFGDTREVGNAEQWTGYTGLNAALFDGRFRNRIGYAHTSSNRTNTDPDGTPTETFRGKGRNDRIDYQGSFDVTDAVFATFGVEREVSRFTTASFGGPATTGRARLFGVYGQLAVTPIENLTLTGGVRHDDHNVFGGATVFSGSGVWSPNGGNTLLRASYSEGFKAPTLYQLQSEYGNALLTPERSHGWDAGITQRGLDGAVEASATWFDRTSKDLIAFISCPANGTGICAGRPFGTYDNIQRAEAKGLEFALKLKPVEAFTVAAAYTYLDAQNRSAGTANFGRKLQRRPADSLTVNADYRWAFGLSTGATVTMVGDSFDNASNTRRLDGYVLTDLRAALPITERVEVYGRVENLFDERYQTIFQYGTPGRAAYGGVRVRY